AACGGTTATGCATGCATTTGATAAGATCTCTGAAGAGTTAGAGACTAATATCCGTTTAAAACGAGATTTTGAAGCGATCAAAGCTTCCTTATTAGTTTAGTCTGTTTGGGGTTATTGCCAATTAGCTTTAATGGATTAGTAAAAAGAGGATTCAAAAAGAGAAACGATCGTTTCTCTTTTTTCTTTTATAGTAAAATCGGTTTAAGAAAGGCAAGTTTTAAACAGCTGAAGCAGAATTTTAGAAAGTAGGCGAAACATTCCCTCCCGCTTTGTATCGCTATTTTCAAATAAAATCAGAGGTCAAAATTTATTAGTGAGTCATTCTCCTAAAAAGGTTGATGAGCAGCTGGGTCGAACGCTTGCATATTTTTTGAAATTACGTGCCAGCAGTTTTAAACCTTTTTCGGCTTGTATTGGAATTTAATGCGTAATAGCTATATAAACCTATAAAGGTACGTCTTAAACAGTGTTTGCAGGATGCCGGATAGAGCCTATTTCTTATTGTTAATAGCGGATGCGCCGGCATTTAAATCACTCTGTTTTGAAACTATTTCACTCTACAATCTTGTGCTCACAAATTAAATGAAAGGTTTTTCTCCTCCTTCTATTTCCCTTTATGAGAGATTTAAAAGATATTTTTAATCCATTCAATTTTGTAAGGGCTATTGCCGACTACTGTTACAAGATCAATACGTAAAGCTTTATTGGTGGGGTGCTTTTGCAGATAGGTTTCAATTGTTAAACGCATTTTTTTTTGCTTTTGTGGGGTGATAGATTCGGCAGCTAGGGCGAAATATTCATTTTTACGATATTTCACTTCAATAAAGAGTAAAATATTCTCTTTTTCAGCAATGATATCAATCTCGCCAAAGCGGGAGTAGACGTTTTGTTGAAGGATTGTGCATCCTTGCTTTTGAAGATAGTTACAAGCAATTTCTTCCCCAATATTACCGATCATTTTGTGGTTCGTCATTTGAGCATTCTCTTGTTATACTGACTCCTTTCAAGATGGATGAAGAGTAGATTGATGTCAACTTGTTACGTTATCGCAACCCCTATAGGAAACCTTCAAGATATGACGCCGCGAGCGGTGGAAGTCTTAGGATCGGTTAGTGCAATATTTGCTGAAGATACAAGAGTATCTGCTCGGTTATTAGTCCACTTTGGTATTTCATCTCCTTTAATCTCTCTTCATGAACATAATGAGATGAGCCGTGTAGAAAAGATTAAAGACTTTCTCGCAAAAGGAGAGTCGGTTGCGATTATCTCAGATGCGGGGACGCCTTTAATTTCAGATCCCGGATTTACGGTAGTGCGCTCTTTGCGAGAAGAAGGATTTTCTGTGGTTCCTATACCAGGGGTTAGCGCTATTATTACGGCGCTATCTGTGGCCGGTATTCCGACTGATCGTTTTACCTTTATTGGGTTTTTACCTTCCAAAAAAGGGCAAAGACGAACAGAGCTATCAAAATTAAGTCATGTGACACATACACAAATATTTTATGAGTCTAGCCATCGAATTGTGGCGATGTTAGAGGACTTGCAAGAGATTTTTGGAGAATCTCGAGCGATTTTTGTGGGACGAGAAATGACAAAACGGTTTGAAGATTATCGTTACGGCACCGCAAAAGAGTTACACGAACATTATCAAGCGAACGAGGGGGAAGTTCGGGGAGAGTTTGTGGTTGTGACATCGGGTGTTGAAAAGAGAGAAGAAGAAGATTCATCAGGATTAGACTTTTCACAATTATTACAAGTATTAATAGCAGAAAAATTACCATTAAAGCAGATCTCTTTGATCCTTCATAAAGTGACGGGCAGAGCTAAGAACGAGCTTTATCAAGAGTTATTAGCGTTAAAAGATGCGGAGTAATCATCATGCAAGAAAGTGTTAAACAGTCTCACGAATCCCCCAATGATCTTGGGGATAAAACGATGCAGGATGCGAAAGCGCTGCATAAAATGTCAAAATCAGATTGGGGATTAAGTGCGAGATTAGCAGGGCTATTCTCAATTCGGATGCTAGGTATTTTTATTATCTTACCGATCTACTCTCTTTATACTAAAGAATTATTAGGCTCAACACCGATTTTGGCGGGGCTGTTTATTAGTAGTTATGCATTGACTCAGATTATTCTTCAGCCTCTTTTTGGCTCACTTTCTGACTATTTTGGGCGGAAAATTACCATTACGATAGGAATGGGGCTTTTTGTAGTTGGAAGTTTAATGATCGCCTTCACCGACAGTATCTATATTGCAATTTTAGGGCGAGTCATTCAAGGCGCTGGCGCCGTTTCTGCGGTGGTATTAGCCTTTACAAGTGATGTTGTCAGGGAAGAGATTCGTGGGAAAACGATGGCACTTATTGGTGTTAGTATTGGTTTAACCTTTGGTATTGCGATCTTTATTTCTCCGGTAATTTTTGGTTTTTTTGGAGGAACTGGAATCTTCTTGCTATGTGCAATTTTGGGTGTCATTGCGATTTATGTGACGTTAATGCAGCTTCCTAAGAGTGATCAGCATAAAGCCAATAAAAGTAGCCGTTTACCTTTAAAGGTCGCGATTAAAGAAGCTTGGTCAGATAGCGATATTAATCGTCTCTATTTAGGGGCTTTTATGTTGCATCTTATTTTAACTTTAGGATTTACAATTTTCCCGTGGATATTAGAAGCGCAAGGATATTTACCGAAAGAGTCTTGGAAAATTTATGTGCCAAGTTTTCTTCTGGCTATTTTTTTAATGTTTCCAGGGGTGGGGATTGCAGAGCGATTTAGACAATTTAGAATCTTCTTTTTAGCGGCAATTGCAGCACTAGTAATCGCTTTAATAGCGCTAGTTTTTGTTAATGGTTATTGGGCATTACTACTTTATATGACAATTTTCTTTTGGGGATTTAATACCATGGAAGCAATGCAGCCCTCTTTGATGAGCCGCCTTGCGCCTACTCATAATAGAGGAATGGTTATGGGGTTCTTCTCTTCAAGTCAGTTCTTAGGCGCTTCAATTGGTGGAATGTTGGCTAGTGTGATTTTTGGTTACTTCACTTCAATGCCAGTATTATTACTTGGTGCTGGATTATTAGTTTTATGGTTTATTATCGCTTTTCCCATGAAGAACCCTAAAAAACGTGAGGAAAAAAATTCTGAAGAGAATATAGCTGCACCAACAGATCAAAGGGAAGAAGAGCTGTTAGGATCGCCAGATCGATAAATCTTTATATTTAAGTGATGATATTATATAAAAATGCCCGATTGCTGGGGGTTTTCAGCAATCGGGCGTTTTTCTTTTGAAGAAAAAATATTTATGCATACGATTTTGAAGGATGATGCGGTACAATATGGTTCTATTTATGCAACGCCGCATCAGGCAATGCCGTTTTTCTGTGGTAGCGATGGATCGCTATCCTTATATCTTTAAAAACTGAAGAGAGATTCATGAGTTCATTTACCCAAGTTGCAAAGCAAGTTGCGATCGAGTCTGGTCGTACTATTCGTTCAATCTATTATCGTTTAGATCGTTTGAGCCCTGAACAGCGTGCCGATGATGATTTGTTTGTGCAGTTTTACGAGAAGATCGAAGGGGAGTTAATCGAAAACCTTTTAAAACTCTATCCGGATCATTCTTTTTATGCAAATTACCACTCTGGTTTAGTAAATAGTCAGCGTTTCTCTTGGTTTATAGGTGTTAGTGGTGCTGAAAACTTCCGTATTGGTAGCCCTCATTTTTCTATCACAATTGCTTTAGAGATGGATGGAGAGCTTCAGTCTGCTGTTATTTATGATGGTGTGGCTGATAAAATCGTTGCTGAGGCGTCAAAAGGCTTAGGCGTCCTTTCTGAAGATGAGGAGCAGCGTGTTCGTATTGGTAAAAGTGATGGTAAAATCGAAAATGCTTCTGTTTTAACAGCCGTTACAGCGAAAGAAGATGAGATCACACGTTTTACAAAGATGATTCGTGCGACTAAAGTGCAGCGTATTTTAGGGGATTTTGCTAAAGATAGTGCATTAGTAATTAAGGGGCAATACTCGGCTTATTATGCGGCAGGTTTTGATGTTTGCACGCTAAAAGCGGTACAGTTAATCGCGAAAGAAGCGGGTTTTTTAGTGACTGATTATCGTGGTAGTGAAGATGTGGAATCTAGCGGTAATATTGTGATTGCTCATCCAAAACTTATGAAAGAATTGCTTCGTACGCTTCAGATTTAGATGAACCTCAACTTTGTCAGTAGTATAATATGATCATTATGAATACTATTGAGATGACATTGATGAAAAGCTGTTTGCAATTTAAAGGCAATCAAACGTTAAAAAATCAGAGCACTTGTAGATCGCAAGTGACTCTGATTTTTCTATATTCAATGGTTTTAATCTCTCTTTTACTATCTATCTTAGGGAGCGCCTCGGCAAAAGAAGTTCATCAAGGATTAGAGCTTATTGAGCGGCGTTATCAGCATCATCGCTATGTGGAAGCTAGGTTGTCTTTAGAGCAGTTAACGCTTTCACAGCATTGGTTAGATGCTGAAAATAAGGTGCGTTATGGGTCAATTAATAATTTTAATAGCAAGATCCGTCAGCGTGATCAATCACTAATATTTGCTATTAACTCCGGCATTTATACGAAAGAGTATACGCCGCTAGGTCTTTATATTGAAAATAGAAAAGTATTAAATCCTCTTAATTTGGTGAAGTTTAATAAAG
The nucleotide sequence above comes from Ignatzschineria rhizosphaerae. Encoded proteins:
- a CDS encoding YraN family protein — its product is MTNHKMIGNIGEEIACNYLQKQGCTILQQNVYSRFGEIDIIAEKENILLFIEVKYRKNEYFALAAESITPQKQKKMRLTIETYLQKHPTNKALRIDLVTVVGNSPYKIEWIKNIF
- the rsmI gene encoding 16S rRNA (cytidine(1402)-2'-O)-methyltransferase translates to MSTCYVIATPIGNLQDMTPRAVEVLGSVSAIFAEDTRVSARLLVHFGISSPLISLHEHNEMSRVEKIKDFLAKGESVAIISDAGTPLISDPGFTVVRSLREEGFSVVPIPGVSAIITALSVAGIPTDRFTFIGFLPSKKGQRRTELSKLSHVTHTQIFYESSHRIVAMLEDLQEIFGESRAIFVGREMTKRFEDYRYGTAKELHEHYQANEGEVRGEFVVVTSGVEKREEEDSSGLDFSQLLQVLIAEKLPLKQISLILHKVTGRAKNELYQELLALKDAE
- a CDS encoding MFS transporter, which translates into the protein MQESVKQSHESPNDLGDKTMQDAKALHKMSKSDWGLSARLAGLFSIRMLGIFIILPIYSLYTKELLGSTPILAGLFISSYALTQIILQPLFGSLSDYFGRKITITIGMGLFVVGSLMIAFTDSIYIAILGRVIQGAGAVSAVVLAFTSDVVREEIRGKTMALIGVSIGLTFGIAIFISPVIFGFFGGTGIFLLCAILGVIAIYVTLMQLPKSDQHKANKSSRLPLKVAIKEAWSDSDINRLYLGAFMLHLILTLGFTIFPWILEAQGYLPKESWKIYVPSFLLAIFLMFPGVGIAERFRQFRIFFLAAIAALVIALIALVFVNGYWALLLYMTIFFWGFNTMEAMQPSLMSRLAPTHNRGMVMGFFSSSQFLGASIGGMLASVIFGYFTSMPVLLLGAGLLVLWFIIAFPMKNPKKREEKNSEENIAAPTDQREEELLGSPDR
- a CDS encoding inositol monophosphatase family protein, producing MSSFTQVAKQVAIESGRTIRSIYYRLDRLSPEQRADDDLFVQFYEKIEGELIENLLKLYPDHSFYANYHSGLVNSQRFSWFIGVSGAENFRIGSPHFSITIALEMDGELQSAVIYDGVADKIVAEASKGLGVLSEDEEQRVRIGKSDGKIENASVLTAVTAKEDEITRFTKMIRATKVQRILGDFAKDSALVIKGQYSAYYAAGFDVCTLKAVQLIAKEAGFLVTDYRGSEDVESSGNIVIAHPKLMKELLRTLQI
- a CDS encoding phosphodiester glycosidase family protein, which gives rise to MNTIEMTLMKSCLQFKGNQTLKNQSTCRSQVTLIFLYSMVLISLLLSILGSASAKEVHQGLELIERRYQHHRYVEARLSLEQLTLSQHWLDAENKVRYGSINNFNSKIRQRDQSLIFAINSGIYTKEYTPLGLYIENRKVLNPLNLVKFNKGQGNFALLPNGVFYLTTDNRAYIADTDTFHLRYQGDYQTIQDAVQSGPMLLIDGEYNPHFLPKSDSLRIRSGVCTIENGKKVIFVVTEDRVNFYEFASYFKEQLQCQNALYLDGTLARMYINDQLYGASFWQAKPLVGIWSVIEKNP